A portion of the Calothrix sp. 336/3 genome contains these proteins:
- a CDS encoding DUF3086 domain-containing protein, whose amino-acid sequence MNPEEYQNPPSVNESPTSPEESPENPTLETSATEESTLEVTEVVAENVTTEVEAIAEDSPEVEIGKRILELQQQEAQLKTEIANLQSSYTSLQSQIGEAQTAMGKLVQESLSQLEQRKQALQISIEQLEKRQERIRNEMRTTFAGASQDLAIRVQGFKDYLAGSLQDLAIAAEQLQLVPQRKPEPEKPPIRETKAAEPQSGNVPFASQQFQETNKQIRRLIDQYRTKPDYYGPPWQLRRTFEPVHAERVSNWFFTQGGRGALRTMGSRLQNTLIASAIISILYPIYGNKVRTLVLANSPERLGEWRRGLQDCLGIGRPDFGPDRGVVLFETAEAVAQKAERLVKANQMPFIVVDDSEEQISLALLQFPLWLAFAPDPRTMRSSNYDDDF is encoded by the coding sequence GAATCTACCTTAGAAGTCACAGAGGTAGTTGCTGAGAATGTCACTACAGAGGTAGAAGCAATTGCAGAGGATTCTCCAGAGGTAGAAATTGGGAAACGCATTTTAGAATTACAGCAGCAGGAAGCTCAACTCAAAACGGAAATTGCCAATTTACAATCTTCTTACACCAGTTTGCAAAGCCAAATAGGGGAAGCACAAACGGCAATGGGTAAGCTTGTACAAGAGTCTTTGTCCCAATTAGAACAGCGTAAGCAAGCTTTACAAATTTCCATTGAGCAGTTGGAAAAACGCCAGGAGCGTATTCGTAACGAAATGCGTACTACCTTTGCTGGTGCTTCCCAAGATTTAGCTATCCGTGTTCAAGGTTTTAAAGATTACTTAGCTGGGAGTTTGCAGGATTTGGCGATCGCCGCAGAACAATTGCAACTGGTTCCCCAGAGAAAACCGGAACCGGAAAAACCTCCCATTAGGGAAACAAAAGCTGCGGAACCCCAATCTGGGAATGTCCCCTTTGCCTCCCAGCAATTTCAAGAGACAAATAAGCAAATTCGTCGCCTAATTGACCAATATCGGACTAAACCTGATTATTATGGTCCCCCTTGGCAATTACGTCGTACCTTTGAGCCAGTTCATGCAGAGCGTGTTTCTAACTGGTTTTTCACCCAGGGCGGACGCGGAGCTTTACGGACTATGGGCAGCAGGTTACAAAATACACTGATTGCCTCAGCAATTATCTCTATTCTCTATCCCATTTATGGGAATAAAGTCCGGACTTTGGTATTGGCAAATTCCCCCGAACGCTTAGGAGAGTGGCGGCGTGGGTTACAAGATTGCCTGGGCATTGGTCGCCCCGATTTTGGTCCTGATAGGGGTGTGGTGTTATTTGAAACTGCGGAAGCTGTCGCCCAAAAAGCTGAACGTTTGGTGAAAGCTAATCAAATGCCCTTTATTGTGGTTGATGATTCGGAGGAACAAATTAGCCTTGCCCTGCTACAATTTCCCCTATGGTTAGCCTTTGCCCCCGACCCAAGAACGATGCGTAGCAGTAATTATGATGATGATTTTTAA
- the der gene encoding ribosome biogenesis GTPase Der, with protein MGLPIVAIIGRPNVGKSTLVNRLAGQQSAIVYDEPGITRDRTYLPAFWSDREFLVVDTGGLVFNDDTEFLPLIRQQAMAALSEACAAIFVVDGRTGPNGADEEIAAWLRQQPVPVLLAVNKCESPEQGIMQALEFWNLGLGEPYPLSAIHGNGTGDLLDELINHIPTVQEIPETNEIKVAIVGRPNVGKSSLLNAFVGEERAIVSPISGTTRDAIDTCVERNGQAYRLIDTAGIRKKKSIDYGPEFFSINRAFKAIRRSDVVLLVIDALDGVTEQDQKLVGRVLDEGRACVLVVNKWDAIEKDSYTIYEYQKHLEQRLHFTEWTETIFISALTGLRVEKILELVNNAAEAHKRRVSTSVINEVLEEALRWHSPPVSRSGKQGRIYYGTQVSCQPPSIALFVNDAKRFNDNYKRYIERQFRKQLGFQGTPIRLFWRSKKVRDMENMSMNRATRV; from the coding sequence ATGGGACTTCCTATTGTTGCGATTATCGGTCGCCCAAATGTGGGCAAATCAACCTTAGTCAATCGTTTGGCGGGACAACAGTCAGCGATTGTGTATGATGAACCGGGTATTACCCGCGATCGCACTTACTTACCTGCTTTTTGGAGCGATCGCGAGTTTTTGGTAGTAGATACCGGTGGTTTGGTATTTAATGATGATACAGAATTTTTGCCCCTGATTCGTCAGCAGGCAATGGCAGCTTTATCAGAGGCTTGTGCTGCTATATTTGTAGTGGATGGTCGTACCGGTCCGAATGGTGCGGATGAGGAAATTGCTGCATGGTTGCGTCAACAACCAGTACCCGTGTTGCTAGCGGTGAATAAGTGTGAATCACCAGAACAGGGTATTATGCAAGCATTAGAATTTTGGAATTTGGGATTAGGTGAACCCTATCCTCTCTCTGCTATTCACGGTAATGGTACGGGTGATTTACTGGATGAGTTAATTAATCACATTCCCACAGTTCAAGAAATACCAGAGACGAATGAGATTAAAGTGGCGATCGTTGGTCGTCCGAATGTAGGTAAATCCAGTCTTCTCAATGCTTTTGTGGGAGAGGAAAGGGCGATCGTGAGTCCCATTTCTGGTACTACCCGTGATGCTATTGATACTTGCGTTGAACGTAACGGACAAGCTTACCGATTGATTGATACCGCAGGTATCCGCAAAAAGAAAAGTATCGATTATGGACCAGAATTTTTCAGTATTAACCGTGCATTTAAAGCAATTCGACGGTCAGATGTTGTACTGTTAGTTATAGACGCTTTAGATGGTGTGACTGAGCAAGACCAAAAACTAGTTGGTAGGGTATTAGATGAAGGTCGTGCTTGTGTTTTAGTCGTGAATAAATGGGATGCCATAGAAAAGGATTCCTACACGATTTATGAGTATCAAAAACACCTGGAACAACGTCTACATTTTACTGAATGGACAGAGACAATTTTCATCAGTGCATTAACTGGATTGCGGGTAGAAAAAATTCTGGAACTGGTGAATAATGCAGCAGAAGCACACAAACGTCGTGTGAGTACTTCCGTAATTAATGAAGTTTTAGAAGAAGCTTTAAGATGGCATTCTCCTCCTGTGAGTCGTAGTGGTAAACAAGGAAGAATTTACTATGGAACTCAAGTGAGTTGCCAACCTCCATCTATTGCCTTGTTTGTCAACGATGCCAAACGATTTAATGATAATTACAAACGTTATATCGAGCGACAATTCCGCAAACAATTAGGATTCCAGGGGACTCCAATTCGCTTATTTTGGCGCAGTAAGAAAGTCCGTGATATGGAAAATATGAGTATGAATCGAGCAACTCGTGTTTAA
- the plsY gene encoding glycerol-3-phosphate 1-O-acyltransferase PlsY: MSVWLTICGAVLITAYFLGSLPTGYTLVKLLKGIDIREVGSGSTGATNVLRTLGKGPGAFVLLVDALKGVGAIFLVDWVCQFSVTENLLPTGINLSIWQPWLVTLAGFAAVIGHSKSIFLGFSGGKSVATSLGILLAMNWQVALATAGVFAVVVGISRIVSLSSICGAIAVGIFMAIWQQPLAYILFGVAAGAYVIFRHRTNIERLLAGTEPKLGQKVEMVTETATVDANSASLNS; the protein is encoded by the coding sequence ATGTCTGTTTGGTTAACAATCTGTGGAGCGGTTCTGATCACCGCCTATTTTTTAGGTTCTTTGCCTACAGGGTATACTCTCGTCAAACTGTTAAAAGGTATTGATATTCGAGAGGTGGGTTCTGGTTCCACTGGAGCCACAAATGTGTTGCGAACCCTCGGAAAAGGTCCTGGAGCTTTTGTTTTATTGGTTGATGCTTTGAAGGGGGTTGGAGCGATTTTTTTAGTAGATTGGGTTTGCCAATTTTCTGTTACGGAAAATCTGCTGCCTACGGGGATAAATTTATCGATTTGGCAACCTTGGTTAGTTACTTTAGCTGGGTTTGCGGCGGTAATTGGACATAGTAAATCGATATTTTTAGGCTTTAGTGGGGGAAAATCTGTTGCTACGAGCTTAGGTATTTTGCTGGCGATGAATTGGCAAGTAGCTTTAGCAACTGCGGGTGTGTTTGCGGTGGTTGTGGGAATATCACGGATTGTGTCTTTGAGTTCGATTTGTGGGGCGATCGCTGTGGGGATTTTCATGGCAATCTGGCAGCAACCCCTAGCCTATATTCTGTTTGGTGTCGCTGCTGGAGCCTATGTTATTTTCCGTCACCGCACTAACATTGAGCGACTATTAGCCGGAACAGAACCAAAATTAGGGCAAAAGGTAGAGATGGTGACAGAAACCGCAACCGTAGATGCTAATTCTGCGAGTTTGAATAGTTAA